The proteins below are encoded in one region of Anaerolineales bacterium:
- a CDS encoding oxidoreductase — protein sequence MRMKDYRDKSFWLADYGEYHPNPPLVGELKVDIAIIGAGFTGLSTAFNLRKQDQGLEVAVLESEVVGFGASGRNGGFSMTLFGLEPAVTKALFGHQKTVEAHRYMERAVDYVDELVNTYAIQSDYWYPGFLRAATAPGYVKRIQHDLEILTSLGISGIEWIEAEGIKNEVNSPRFLGGWWEPRSALLNPAKQVRELKRVAQQFGAQVYEETPVLEIQRGTDFTLITLSGKVVAKKVIFATNAYSHLIPELKRKQVPAFTHMVVTEPLTPAQIEPMGWKNRQGIEDARNLVHYFRLTSDNRIAMGGSNVSLAYGENMEHDLNPQTFATLEHDITWLFPHLKGIGITHRWGGPVSVPMQMAPAIGFLGDKRVIYSLGCVGHGVSMTHLNGCTLADLALERKSDLTDVWFVNRAMIPWPPEPFRMAASQVILGYLHLEDHLYERQLDQKI from the coding sequence ATGCGTATGAAAGATTATCGCGATAAATCATTCTGGCTGGCGGATTACGGTGAGTATCACCCCAATCCACCCCTGGTGGGAGAGCTCAAGGTCGATATCGCCATCATTGGGGCAGGGTTCACCGGGCTATCAACTGCGTTTAACCTACGAAAACAGGACCAGGGCCTGGAAGTGGCTGTTCTGGAGAGTGAAGTGGTAGGCTTTGGTGCCAGTGGCCGAAACGGAGGCTTTTCGATGACCCTGTTTGGGCTCGAGCCGGCAGTAACGAAAGCGTTGTTCGGCCATCAGAAGACCGTTGAAGCCCATCGGTATATGGAACGCGCCGTTGACTATGTGGATGAGCTTGTCAATACGTATGCCATTCAATCAGATTATTGGTATCCTGGCTTCCTGCGCGCTGCCACCGCGCCGGGCTATGTCAAACGTATTCAACATGACCTGGAAATCCTGACCTCCTTGGGGATCAGCGGGATTGAGTGGATCGAGGCTGAGGGTATCAAAAACGAGGTCAATTCACCCCGTTTCCTTGGAGGCTGGTGGGAGCCACGTTCTGCTTTGTTGAACCCTGCCAAGCAGGTCAGGGAATTAAAAAGAGTGGCACAGCAATTTGGCGCGCAGGTCTATGAAGAAACCCCGGTGTTGGAGATCCAGCGCGGGACTGACTTCACCCTGATCACCCTTTCTGGAAAGGTGGTCGCCAAGAAAGTTATCTTTGCCACCAATGCATATTCGCACCTGATCCCCGAGCTGAAGCGTAAACAAGTGCCCGCCTTTACCCACATGGTGGTTACAGAGCCACTTACCCCGGCCCAAATAGAGCCCATGGGCTGGAAAAACCGCCAGGGGATTGAAGACGCCCGCAACCTGGTACATTACTTCCGCCTGACAAGTGACAACCGCATCGCCATGGGAGGCAGCAACGTCAGTTTGGCATATGGTGAAAACATGGAGCATGACCTGAATCCCCAAACCTTTGCCACCCTTGAGCATGATATCACCTGGTTATTCCCTCACCTGAAGGGGATTGGTATCACCCACCGTTGGGGTGGGCCTGTGTCGGTCCCCATGCAGATGGCGCCTGCGATTGGCTTCCTGGGTGATAAACGGGTGATATACAGCCTGGGCTGTGTGGGGCATGGGGTATCGATGACCCATCTCAATGGATGCACACTGGCTGACCTGGCCCTTGAACGCAAGAGCGACCTGACGGATGTGTGGTTCGTCAACCGGGCGATGATCCCCTGGCCTCCCGAGCCGTTTCGCATGGCTGCGAGCCAGGTGATCCTGGGCTACCTGCACCTGGAAGACCATCTATACGAGCGTCAGCTCGACCAGAAAATCTGA
- a CDS encoding acyl-CoA dehydrogenase, translated as MQKTIGFFENKGKRQLKKDDRECVWYADFLEFQKQERLFASLLTPAGYGEPDCRWDTWRNCEFNEILAFYGLGYWYTWQVSILGLGPIWQSENEALKRKAARLLEDGEVFAFGLSERQHGADIYSTEMSLTPEPDGTYRANGEKYYIGNGNIAPMVSNFGKINPAREYVFFVADYRQKGYELIKNVTNSQSYVANFALQDYPITESDILSRGQAAWDAALNTVNIGKFNLGWGSIGICTHAFYEAIHHAANRHLYGMAVTDFPHVQMMFTEAYARLVAMKLFSLRAADYMRIANQDDRRYLLYNPVEKMKVTTQGEQVINLLWDVIAAKGFEKDMYFEMAVRDIRALPKLEGTVHVNIALIVKFMANYFFFHKEYPPIERQSEPRNDDFLFHQGPAKGLSKIQFHDYATAFEKHALPNVIIFKEQLEIFKSMLAQATPTPEQAKDTDFLLTLGEAFTQIVYAQLILENADFYHVDDDLLDQIFDCMVRDLSGFALKLYCQPTTSTAQMEFCQQLIRRPQVNPDRFKKVWLDQVFALRDEYEMNP; from the coding sequence ATGCAGAAAACGATTGGCTTTTTTGAGAACAAGGGTAAGCGCCAGCTTAAGAAAGACGACCGGGAGTGCGTTTGGTACGCTGATTTCCTGGAATTTCAGAAACAGGAGAGATTATTCGCTAGCCTGCTGACCCCTGCCGGTTATGGGGAACCAGATTGCCGCTGGGATACCTGGCGGAACTGCGAGTTCAACGAAATCCTGGCTTTCTACGGATTGGGGTACTGGTACACCTGGCAGGTTTCCATCCTGGGTTTGGGACCCATCTGGCAGAGTGAAAACGAAGCGCTGAAACGCAAAGCAGCCCGTTTGCTTGAAGATGGGGAAGTATTCGCCTTCGGTCTCTCAGAGCGCCAGCATGGAGCGGATATCTATTCAACAGAGATGAGCCTGACCCCTGAGCCGGATGGAACTTACCGGGCGAATGGGGAGAAATATTACATCGGAAACGGCAATATCGCTCCGATGGTATCGAACTTTGGAAAGATCAATCCGGCGAGGGAATATGTATTTTTTGTAGCGGATTATCGCCAAAAAGGGTATGAGCTTATCAAAAATGTGACCAACAGCCAATCTTATGTAGCAAACTTTGCCCTGCAGGATTATCCAATCACCGAGTCGGACATCTTATCCAGGGGCCAGGCGGCCTGGGATGCAGCCTTGAATACGGTAAACATCGGCAAGTTCAACCTGGGATGGGGCTCGATCGGTATCTGCACGCACGCCTTTTATGAAGCGATTCACCATGCCGCCAACCGGCATCTCTATGGGATGGCGGTGACGGATTTTCCACACGTGCAGATGATGTTCACCGAGGCGTATGCCCGACTGGTAGCGATGAAATTATTCTCATTAAGGGCAGCGGATTATATGCGTATAGCCAATCAGGACGACCGGCGCTACTTGCTTTACAATCCTGTGGAGAAGATGAAAGTCACTACCCAGGGCGAGCAGGTGATCAACCTGTTGTGGGATGTGATCGCAGCCAAGGGTTTTGAGAAGGACATGTACTTTGAAATGGCAGTCAGGGATATCCGCGCCTTGCCCAAGCTGGAAGGTACCGTGCATGTCAACATTGCCCTGATCGTCAAGTTCATGGCAAACTATTTCTTTTTCCATAAAGAGTATCCGCCCATCGAGCGCCAGTCGGAGCCACGCAATGATGACTTTCTCTTTCACCAAGGACCGGCTAAAGGATTGAGCAAAATCCAATTCCATGATTACGCCACTGCATTTGAAAAGCATGCCCTGCCGAATGTCATCATCTTCAAGGAGCAGCTTGAAATATTCAAATCGATGCTTGCCCAGGCTACACCCACGCCGGAGCAGGCCAAGGACACCGATTTCCTGCTCACCCTGGGTGAGGCATTTACCCAGATCGTTTACGCGCAGTTGATCCTGGAAAATGCTGACTTTTATCACGTAGATGACGACTTGCTGGACCAGATCTTCGATTGCATGGTGCGCGATCTATCAGGCTTTGCGCTAAAGCTTTATTGCCAACCCACCACGAGCACAGCACAGATGGAATTCTGCCAGCAACTCATCCGCCGACCACAGGTAAACCCTGATCGTTTCAAGAAAGTGTGGCTAGACCAGGTGTTTGCCTTGCGTGATGAATATGAGATGAACCCTTAA
- a CDS encoding MATE family efflux transporter, with amino-acid sequence MSSGISLRRSQAFAGFFSDRDFYQRLFKIALPIALTQFIMSSLNMVGVLMIGQLGAVPVAAVGLANQIFFLLNLMLFGIYSGSAMFTAQLWGMRDIPNIRKVLGLALSLGLAAGALFLVIAEAFPVAALSIYSRDPAVVALGSEYLRIIGLTFIPYAISFCYAAVLRSTGDVQTPLIVTIASLSLNTVLSFLLIFGKLGFPMLGVHGAGVAVLVSRMVELSLMLFITYRKQSAAAAKIKELFSFDASFAKKVLKPVLPVVVNEMLWSLGITAYSVVYARISTDSIAAMNIVGSFEQLAFVVFNGIGHACAVLVGNRIGAGEDEQAFRYGARSEALGVLGGVAIGSLILLSSNLILYLYKVPPQVIEYASRVLIIVGSLLWLKSSNVILFIGILRSGGDPRFALILDGLIIWVVGVPLAFLGAFVFHLPVYWVYLLVMTEELTKWCLGLYRFFSRKWIHNLAMSVTG; translated from the coding sequence TTGTCATCAGGGATATCACTGCGTCGAAGCCAGGCGTTTGCCGGTTTCTTCAGCGATCGGGATTTCTATCAGCGCCTGTTCAAGATTGCGCTCCCGATCGCGCTGACGCAATTCATCATGTCTTCACTGAACATGGTCGGTGTATTAATGATCGGCCAGCTGGGAGCTGTACCGGTTGCGGCGGTTGGCCTGGCCAACCAGATATTCTTCCTGTTAAACTTGATGTTGTTCGGCATATACAGCGGCTCTGCCATGTTCACTGCCCAGCTGTGGGGTATGCGTGATATTCCCAACATCCGCAAAGTCCTCGGGCTGGCTCTCAGCCTGGGTCTGGCCGCGGGTGCGCTGTTCCTGGTCATTGCTGAAGCCTTCCCTGTTGCGGCCTTGAGTATCTACTCAAGAGACCCCGCGGTGGTGGCGCTTGGAAGTGAATATTTACGTATCATTGGTCTTACTTTCATCCCCTATGCGATTTCATTCTGCTACGCGGCGGTGTTGCGCAGCACCGGTGATGTGCAGACCCCCCTGATCGTGACGATTGCTTCATTGTCGTTGAATACCGTGCTGAGTTTTCTGCTCATCTTTGGAAAGCTTGGTTTTCCCATGCTTGGCGTGCATGGGGCGGGGGTTGCTGTGCTGGTGTCACGCATGGTGGAGTTATCGCTCATGCTATTCATTACCTACCGCAAACAGAGCGCGGCAGCCGCAAAAATCAAGGAATTATTCAGTTTCGATGCGAGTTTTGCGAAAAAGGTATTAAAGCCAGTCCTGCCTGTGGTGGTTAACGAGATGCTATGGTCGTTGGGGATCACTGCCTATAGTGTCGTTTATGCTCGCATCAGCACAGATTCGATCGCAGCCATGAATATCGTTGGCTCGTTCGAACAGCTGGCTTTTGTGGTATTCAATGGCATTGGGCATGCTTGTGCTGTCCTGGTTGGCAACCGTATCGGGGCGGGCGAAGATGAACAGGCCTTCCGCTACGGCGCCCGTTCTGAAGCGCTGGGTGTGCTGGGAGGGGTGGCAATTGGCTCGCTCATCTTGCTCAGCTCAAACCTGATCCTATATCTCTACAAGGTACCCCCTCAAGTGATCGAATATGCCAGCCGTGTACTCATCATCGTGGGCTCGTTGCTCTGGCTTAAATCTTCCAATGTGATCCTGTTTATAGGCATCCTGCGCAGTGGGGGAGACCCTCGCTTTGCCCTGATCCTGGATGGGCTGATCATCTGGGTGGTTGGGGTTCCGTTAGCCTTCCTTGGAGCATTTGTGTTCCACCTGCCGGTGTATTGGGTATATCTGCTGGTCATGACTGAGGAGCTCACCAAGTGGTGCCTGGGGCTGTACCGGTTTTTCTCGCGTAAATGGATCCACAACCTGGCAATGAGCGTGACGGGCTAA
- the typA gene encoding translational GTPase TypA, with protein sequence MPALTNLVGVFICSCREKIVKTERKELRNIAIIAHVDHGKTTLVDGLLKQARVFRENQLVAERVMDSNDLERERGITILAKNTAIEIWDAEINGQVKINIVDTPGHADFGGEVERVMNMVDGVLLLVDAAEGPMPQTRFVLKKALEMGHRAIVVINKVDRKDAEPERVLNQTFDLFIELGASDEQAEFPIIYANAITAQAGLTPTLGPDLQPLFQAILRHIPAPMVDVDAPLQMLVTTLGYDEYRGVTAVGRLFAGKITLGQPLARITVDGQVLPERARYLYVHQGLKRVEVEQALAGEIVALAGLEGIAIGETLADPESPVSLPPIKVEEPTVRMTFGVNTSPFSGREGRWNTSRRLRERLFDELRSNVALRVAEMETADSFLVSGRGELHLAILIETMRREGYEFQVSRPEVILREGEDGEILEPFEEVYIETSQETVGVVVEMLGGRRGQMLDMQDTLENTVRLKYLVPTRGLLGFRYQFLTATRGAGTLHTIFYDYLTMVGPMAGREAGSIIAWEPGETTTYGLKNAEERGILFFGPGVPVYEGMVVGEHQRPGDLTINICKKKHMTNVRAARGEMEIRLTPPRQMSLDEAIEYLADDELLEVTPQNYRIRKRILDSHERGRQTKLAKLESVE encoded by the coding sequence ATGCCAGCCCTGACCAACCTGGTCGGGGTTTTTATATGCTCATGTAGGGAAAAGATTGTGAAAACTGAAAGAAAAGAGCTGCGTAATATTGCTATTATCGCCCATGTAGACCATGGGAAGACAACACTTGTGGATGGCCTGCTCAAGCAGGCGCGTGTTTTTCGCGAGAACCAGCTGGTTGCTGAACGTGTAATGGACTCGAATGACCTCGAGCGCGAGCGCGGCATCACCATCCTGGCCAAGAACACCGCCATCGAGATCTGGGATGCGGAAATCAACGGGCAGGTGAAGATTAACATCGTTGATACACCCGGACATGCTGATTTTGGCGGCGAGGTCGAACGCGTGATGAACATGGTTGACGGTGTGCTGCTTTTGGTGGATGCCGCCGAAGGACCCATGCCCCAAACACGCTTCGTGCTCAAGAAGGCCCTTGAGATGGGTCACCGGGCGATTGTGGTGATCAATAAAGTTGACCGCAAGGATGCGGAACCGGAACGTGTGCTCAACCAGACATTCGACCTGTTCATTGAGCTGGGTGCCTCCGATGAACAGGCAGAATTCCCGATCATCTATGCCAATGCCATTACCGCCCAAGCAGGGTTGACACCTACGCTTGGCCCCGATCTACAGCCTCTGTTCCAGGCAATCTTGCGCCATATCCCCGCGCCAATGGTGGATGTGGATGCACCCCTGCAGATGCTGGTGACAACCCTGGGCTACGATGAATACCGCGGCGTGACTGCGGTTGGACGCCTGTTTGCCGGGAAAATAACCCTGGGTCAGCCTTTGGCGCGCATCACCGTGGATGGTCAGGTGCTGCCCGAGCGAGCGCGCTATCTGTATGTCCACCAGGGATTGAAGCGTGTCGAGGTAGAGCAAGCCCTGGCGGGTGAGATTGTTGCCCTGGCAGGGTTAGAAGGCATTGCCATTGGAGAAACCCTGGCCGATCCGGAGAGTCCCGTCTCATTACCCCCCATCAAGGTGGAGGAACCGACTGTGCGGATGACTTTCGGGGTTAACACCTCGCCATTTTCGGGCCGTGAAGGGCGCTGGAACACCTCCCGCCGGCTGCGTGAGCGCCTTTTCGATGAGCTACGTTCCAACGTAGCTTTACGCGTGGCCGAGATGGAGACTGCCGATTCGTTCCTGGTCTCAGGGCGAGGAGAGCTGCACCTGGCCATCCTGATCGAAACCATGCGGCGTGAAGGCTATGAATTCCAGGTTTCACGTCCGGAGGTCATCCTGCGTGAAGGCGAAGATGGTGAGATCCTGGAGCCTTTCGAGGAGGTCTACATCGAGACCAGCCAGGAGACGGTGGGTGTGGTGGTCGAGATGTTGGGTGGTCGGCGCGGGCAGATGCTGGATATGCAGGACACCCTGGAAAACACGGTGCGCTTGAAATACCTGGTGCCCACGCGGGGGCTATTGGGTTTCAGATATCAATTTCTGACCGCCACACGCGGCGCTGGCACCCTGCACACCATTTTTTATGATTACCTGACCATGGTTGGCCCCATGGCAGGGCGTGAAGCTGGCTCGATCATTGCCTGGGAGCCAGGAGAGACCACTACTTATGGATTAAAGAATGCCGAGGAACGCGGCATCCTCTTCTTTGGGCCGGGTGTGCCAGTTTATGAAGGTATGGTGGTGGGTGAGCACCAGCGCCCTGGAGACCTGACGATTAATATATGCAAGAAGAAGCACATGACCAATGTACGGGCTGCACGGGGTGAGATGGAGATCCGCCTCACACCACCCCGCCAGATGAGCCTGGATGAGGCCATCGAATACCTGGCGGATGATGAGCTACTGGAGGTCACACCGCAGAATTACCGTATCCGCAAGCGCATCCTCGATTCGCACGAGCGTGGCCGCCAGACCAAGCTGGCCAAGCTGGAAAGCGTTGAATAA
- a CDS encoding MFS transporter has product MTKNLPIWRKWMYGSGDLGFSLTSTIVAAYFAIFLTDVVGVRAGVAGIAIAVGKIWDWVNDPLFGYISDHTRTRWGRRRPFLLFGAIPFALVFTLMWWKPPLQSDAALVVYYAFVYVLYEATATMIYMPYFALTPELTSDYDERTSLTSVRAFFSIFGSLLAFTIPLAIIGGFSPENAQNVLVMGITFAVISTIPLFVVFFGTRERPEFMHQQQPGLLESLKASLKNRPFIFSAIIFLFTWLSIDILQTILLYFIKHGVDQEANSDLIMGTIFVVGIFALPLWTWTSRKLNKRLAYIIGMVFFAGVLLVLINLTPLTPLSIILGLCVLAGIGVSAAHVIPWSMIPDAIEFGELDTGKRYEGMFYSLISLSQKVASSVAIPLALLMLDITGYIPNSSQQPTSAVNGIRFLVGPIPAVLLSIGILFAALYPLGRERYTQIALELEERRLTHPAEEAEP; this is encoded by the coding sequence ATGACCAAAAATCTGCCGATATGGCGTAAGTGGATGTATGGGTCAGGAGACCTGGGCTTTAGTCTGACAAGCACCATCGTAGCAGCCTACTTCGCCATATTTCTCACCGATGTGGTCGGAGTACGGGCTGGTGTGGCTGGGATTGCCATCGCCGTGGGTAAGATCTGGGATTGGGTCAATGATCCCTTATTCGGTTACATCTCTGATCACACGCGCACACGCTGGGGGAGGCGGCGACCATTCCTGCTTTTTGGGGCAATCCCCTTCGCACTCGTATTCACATTGATGTGGTGGAAGCCGCCTCTTCAAAGTGATGCTGCCCTGGTGGTCTATTACGCCTTCGTGTATGTGCTGTACGAGGCGACGGCCACCATGATCTATATGCCCTATTTTGCCTTAACCCCTGAGCTTACCTCCGATTATGACGAGCGTACCTCGCTGACTTCCGTAAGGGCATTTTTCTCTATCTTTGGCAGCTTGCTGGCTTTTACGATCCCGCTGGCCATTATCGGTGGTTTCTCCCCTGAAAATGCCCAAAACGTCTTGGTCATGGGCATCACTTTCGCCGTCATATCAACCATTCCACTGTTCGTTGTCTTTTTCGGCACGCGTGAGCGCCCAGAATTCATGCACCAGCAACAACCAGGTTTATTGGAGTCCCTGAAAGCCTCCTTGAAGAATCGACCATTTATCTTCAGCGCAATTATCTTCCTGTTCACCTGGCTTTCGATTGATATCCTGCAGACCATCCTGCTTTATTTCATAAAGCATGGTGTAGATCAAGAAGCCAATAGTGACCTGATCATGGGCACCATTTTCGTCGTCGGCATATTCGCCCTGCCATTATGGACCTGGACATCCCGCAAGCTGAATAAACGCCTGGCATACATCATCGGCATGGTATTTTTTGCGGGCGTTCTGCTGGTGCTAATCAACCTGACGCCACTCACACCCCTGTCCATCATCCTGGGCTTATGTGTGCTGGCGGGCATCGGCGTTTCTGCAGCGCATGTCATTCCATGGTCTATGATCCCCGATGCGATCGAATTTGGGGAGCTGGATACGGGGAAGCGTTATGAAGGCATGTTCTACAGCCTGATTTCACTTTCTCAGAAGGTAGCTTCTTCGGTAGCCATCCCACTGGCCTTGTTGATGTTGGATATCACGGGGTATATACCGAATAGTTCCCAGCAACCGACCAGTGCAGTTAATGGCATCCGCTTCCTGGTCGGCCCCATCCCGGCTGTACTGTTAAGTATCGGTATCCTGTTTGCGGCCTTATATCCACTTGGTCGCGAGCGTTATACGCAAATCGCACTCGAGCTCGAAGAACGCCGTCTCACCCACCCGGCTGAAGAAGCGGAGCCATGA
- a CDS encoding GNAT family N-acetyltransferase produces the protein MKTPLTIKVIEYMDEMHRVEELQRQVWQEPDMDIVPAHLLNSAVHNGGLVLGAYAEEILVGFVFGFAGFYSTPDGPRLKHYSSMLGVRGEWQGQGIGFALKRAQWQMVRHQGIDRITWTYDPLLSRNAWLNITRLGAVCNTYHRDFYGEMHDTLNQGLPTDRFDVDWWVNSHRVNRRLSRRRRNDLTLTHYLAGGSQMVNPAEMDERGVPHPSSFTGLPPGKEQSILLVEIPADFQAVKSADIHLAMKWRLHTRNLFEDLFRVGYLVTDFVQSTNLPVRSYYVLIHGESTL, from the coding sequence ATGAAAACACCTTTGACGATCAAGGTCATTGAATATATGGATGAAATGCACCGGGTTGAGGAGCTCCAACGCCAGGTGTGGCAGGAACCGGATATGGATATCGTTCCGGCTCACTTGTTGAACTCAGCTGTTCACAATGGCGGTCTGGTGCTGGGTGCATATGCAGAGGAGATCCTGGTGGGTTTCGTATTCGGTTTTGCGGGTTTCTACAGCACACCGGATGGCCCTCGCTTGAAGCATTACTCGAGCATGCTGGGAGTACGCGGAGAATGGCAGGGCCAGGGAATTGGTTTTGCGCTCAAGCGCGCCCAATGGCAGATGGTCCGGCATCAGGGCATCGATCGCATTACCTGGACTTACGACCCACTGCTCAGCCGGAACGCCTGGCTGAACATCACCCGCCTGGGAGCGGTGTGCAACACCTACCATCGCGATTTCTATGGCGAGATGCATGACACGCTCAATCAGGGACTGCCCACAGATCGCTTCGATGTGGATTGGTGGGTGAACTCACACCGCGTCAACCGCAGGCTCAGCCGGCGGAGGCGGAACGACCTCACCCTGACGCATTACCTGGCAGGAGGCTCCCAAATGGTAAATCCGGCAGAAATGGATGAGCGTGGGGTACCCCATCCCTCAAGCTTTACAGGACTGCCGCCTGGGAAGGAACAATCTATTCTACTGGTGGAAATCCCGGCTGATTTCCAGGCAGTTAAGTCTGCCGACATTCACCTGGCTATGAAATGGCGCCTGCACACCCGTAACCTGTTTGAAGATCTATTCAGAGTTGGATACCTGGTGACAGATTTTGTCCAGTCCACCAACCTTCCGGTACGTAGTTATTACGTTTTGATCCATGGAGAAAGCACCTTATGA
- the menC gene encoding o-succinylbenzoate synthase: MKITRINLYHLRMPLKSAFETSFGRIHTRDCVLVEAFADGLIGYGECAADLDPGYSYETVGTAWHILKDFIIPAVLDKDITEPESLQQLMAFVRGHLMAKAGLEMSLWDLMGKAQDIPLVRMLGGVRQKVEVGVSVGLQESPERLIQVAQGYLEQGYQRIKIKIKPGRDVGDARALRSAFPDLRLQVDANSAYTLESADALLPLDELDLLLIEQPLSEDDLWDHHWLQAKFKTPICLDESITSPRLARQALEMKACRVVNIKAGRVGGLSQAVEIHNLCHSQHIPVWCGGMLETGVGRASNLALASLPGFTLPGDISATDRYYDEDITYERYKLNSDSTIDVPDAPGLGVSINLAALQRATLAKLNLP; this comes from the coding sequence ATGAAAATCACCCGCATCAACCTGTACCACCTGCGAATGCCATTAAAAAGTGCCTTCGAGACTTCTTTTGGACGCATCCATACCCGTGACTGTGTGCTGGTAGAAGCTTTTGCTGACGGTTTGATCGGATATGGTGAGTGTGCAGCAGACCTGGACCCGGGCTACTCCTATGAGACAGTTGGCACAGCCTGGCATATCCTGAAGGACTTTATCATCCCAGCTGTGCTTGATAAAGATATCACTGAGCCAGAGTCCCTGCAGCAGCTGATGGCTTTCGTGCGTGGGCACCTGATGGCCAAGGCTGGGCTGGAGATGTCCTTGTGGGACCTGATGGGTAAAGCCCAGGATATACCCCTGGTCAGGATGCTGGGCGGGGTACGCCAGAAAGTGGAAGTGGGTGTCTCGGTCGGATTGCAAGAATCTCCCGAGCGGCTGATCCAGGTGGCACAAGGCTATCTTGAGCAGGGCTACCAGCGGATAAAGATAAAAATCAAACCGGGGAGGGATGTAGGGGATGCCAGGGCCTTACGCAGCGCCTTCCCTGACCTACGCCTGCAGGTGGATGCCAACTCAGCCTATACGCTGGAGAGTGCGGATGCCCTCCTTCCGCTGGATGAGCTCGATTTGCTGCTTATCGAGCAGCCATTGTCAGAGGATGATTTATGGGACCATCATTGGCTGCAGGCGAAGTTCAAAACCCCGATCTGCCTGGATGAGAGCATCACTTCGCCCCGCCTTGCCAGGCAAGCGCTTGAGATGAAAGCCTGCCGGGTGGTGAACATCAAGGCAGGCAGGGTGGGGGGTCTCAGCCAGGCTGTGGAAATTCATAATCTGTGCCACAGCCAGCACATCCCTGTCTGGTGTGGCGGAATGCTTGAGACCGGAGTCGGCAGGGCATCCAACCTGGCCCTGGCCAGCTTACCCGGCTTCACCTTGCCTGGCGATATCTCCGCTACCGACCGGTATTACGACGAAGATATTACCTATGAGCGCTACAAATTAAACTCTGACAGCACCATCGATGTGCCAGATGCACCTGGCTTGGGGGTGAGCATCAACCTGGCTGCATTGCAACGGGCAACGCTTGCCAAGCTCAACCTCCCCTAA
- a CDS encoding cyclase, whose amino-acid sequence MRTYDITLTISPQSIVWPGDAPVSIKRTSSIASGDNANVSEVTMSCHTGTHVDAPDHFLNNGITVEDLSLELLVGRAYVLHLPDVDMITASILMDAEIPPRTRRLLFKTRNSELWTNGNSEFKTDYVGLSVDAAELLVDRNVRLVGIDYLSIAPYKMGTPVHKILLDAGVVVIEGLDLSIVSQGRYTLHCLPLKLGGVDGAPARCILVGV is encoded by the coding sequence ATGCGGACGTATGATATTACCCTCACGATATCTCCTCAATCGATTGTCTGGCCGGGAGATGCCCCGGTCAGCATCAAACGTACCAGCAGCATTGCTTCGGGGGATAATGCCAATGTCTCAGAAGTAACCATGAGTTGCCATACCGGTACCCATGTGGACGCACCGGACCACTTTTTGAACAACGGAATAACCGTAGAAGACCTGTCGCTTGAACTTTTGGTCGGCAGAGCGTACGTCTTGCACCTGCCTGATGTGGATATGATCACCGCTTCGATTTTGATGGACGCAGAGATACCACCTCGCACCAGAAGATTGCTCTTCAAAACCCGTAATTCGGAACTGTGGACGAACGGGAATTCAGAATTTAAAACGGATTATGTGGGTCTCAGCGTAGACGCGGCTGAGCTGCTGGTGGATCGCAACGTCAGGCTGGTAGGAATCGATTACCTGTCGATAGCGCCATACAAAATGGGAACGCCCGTGCATAAAATCCTGCTGGATGCCGGGGTGGTAGTGATCGAGGGACTTGACCTGTCGATAGTATCGCAAGGGAGATATACCCTGCACTGCCTGCCACTCAAGCTGGGGGGTGTGGATGGAGCTCCTGCCCGGTGTATCCTGGTGGGTGTCTGA
- a CDS encoding YbhB/YbcL family Raf kinase inhibitor-like protein — protein sequence MAITITSTAFSEGEKIPGLYTCDDQNVSPPLAWTGVPTNTVSLALIMDDPDAPSGTWVHWVLFNLPSSLTGLDQGKNGGGTEGQNDFREIGYGGPCPPRGSNHRYLFKLYALDTSLDLKPGASKAQLEDSMKGHILAQGQLMGRYGR from the coding sequence ATGGCGATCACCATCACGAGCACGGCATTTTCAGAGGGTGAAAAGATACCTGGCTTGTATACCTGTGATGACCAAAACGTATCCCCGCCACTGGCATGGACGGGGGTGCCCACCAACACCGTCAGCCTGGCGCTGATCATGGATGACCCCGACGCGCCTTCTGGCACATGGGTACACTGGGTGCTATTTAACCTGCCTTCCAGTTTGACCGGGCTGGACCAGGGGAAGAACGGTGGCGGAACCGAAGGGCAGAATGATTTTAGAGAGATTGGCTACGGCGGTCCATGCCCACCGCGGGGCTCAAACCACAGGTATTTATTTAAGCTGTATGCTCTGGATACTAGTTTAGATTTAAAACCTGGCGCCAGCAAGGCTCAACTGGAAGATTCCATGAAGGGGCACATCCTGGCTCAGGGCCAGCTGATGGGTCGATACGGTAGGTAA